In Flavobacterium sp. N1736, the following are encoded in one genomic region:
- a CDS encoding GH92 family glycosyl hydrolase codes for MKNSTLLILFVILVTSCKINVDKNTQQDKFFTSHVNPFIGTGGHGHTYPGATVPFGMLQVSPDNGISSWDWCSGYHYSDSIVAGFSHLHLSGTGIGDLADILFMPTNKKLDLTTKTTSRDQLPYKSKYSHVNEKATPGSYQVFLEDPKINVELTSSQRTAYHKYTFAKNDKQSVVIDLGFAINWDKTLKTALTIEDQFTISGYRNSMGWAKNQKVFFVAKFSKPISQSELLANKQIVTGKTAEGENTAAQLFFDANNNEELFVKVALSSVSVANAKDNLDSESSNFEKTKAKAANIWNSALSKIEVETPVDSLKTIFYTAMFHTQVAPVTYSDKNGQFRREDDQIVTAKDYTAYSTLSLWDTFRAENPLLTLLAPKQTADIVNSMLAYYDTKKILPVWTLYANETNTMTGYHSIPVIVDAYQKGIKGFDAQKAYEAMKTTMMQDERGLNFYKKYGYIPYNLLDESVTITLEYAYDDWCVAQMAKALGKNEDYQFFLNRSKAYQHLFDPTTGFMRGKSEDGKSWNEPFDPKHSNHREHTDYTEGNAWQHSWFVPHNVDDFISLHGSNEVFAKRLEQLFTESSEITGSNVSADISGLIGQYAHGNEPSHHIAYMFNHANQPWRTQYWVRHILDTQYNTTPNGLSGNEDCGQMSAWYVFSSMGLYPMNPASGEYEIGSPIFEKAKINLEGGKTFVIEAENVSDKNFYIQSATLNGVPFNKTVITHQQILQGGILHFVMGAEPNKNWGIKN; via the coding sequence ATGAAGAATTCTACGCTGCTTATTTTGTTTGTTATTTTGGTCACAAGTTGCAAAATAAATGTAGACAAAAATACACAACAAGATAAATTTTTTACCAGTCATGTAAATCCTTTTATAGGTACAGGTGGTCACGGACATACTTATCCGGGTGCAACCGTTCCTTTTGGGATGCTTCAGGTAAGTCCGGATAATGGAATTTCGAGCTGGGATTGGTGTTCCGGTTACCATTATTCAGATTCTATCGTAGCTGGTTTCAGTCATTTACATTTAAGCGGAACGGGAATTGGAGATTTGGCAGACATCTTATTTATGCCAACCAATAAAAAACTTGATTTAACAACCAAAACAACTTCACGCGATCAATTACCTTATAAATCAAAATATAGTCATGTTAACGAAAAAGCAACACCAGGCTCTTACCAGGTTTTTCTTGAAGATCCTAAAATCAATGTAGAATTAACTTCTTCACAACGCACCGCTTACCATAAATATACATTTGCCAAAAACGATAAACAATCCGTTGTAATCGATCTTGGTTTTGCTATTAATTGGGATAAAACATTAAAAACAGCCCTGACAATCGAAGATCAGTTCACGATAAGCGGATACCGTAACAGTATGGGCTGGGCAAAAAACCAAAAAGTATTTTTTGTCGCTAAATTTTCAAAACCAATATCTCAATCTGAATTATTGGCTAATAAACAAATCGTTACAGGTAAAACTGCCGAAGGAGAAAATACAGCAGCACAATTATTTTTTGATGCCAATAATAATGAAGAATTATTTGTAAAAGTCGCTTTATCATCTGTAAGTGTGGCTAATGCCAAAGACAATCTGGATAGCGAAAGTTCTAATTTTGAAAAAACAAAAGCGAAGGCAGCCAATATCTGGAATTCTGCTTTAAGCAAAATAGAAGTCGAAACGCCGGTCGACTCCTTAAAAACGATTTTTTACACCGCAATGTTCCACACCCAAGTTGCCCCTGTAACCTATAGTGATAAAAACGGTCAATTTAGAAGAGAGGATGATCAAATTGTTACAGCAAAAGATTATACCGCTTATTCGACCTTATCACTATGGGATACTTTTAGGGCAGAAAATCCCCTATTGACATTGTTGGCTCCAAAGCAAACTGCAGACATTGTAAACTCAATGTTAGCCTATTACGATACAAAAAAAATATTACCGGTCTGGACACTTTACGCCAACGAAACAAATACAATGACAGGATATCATTCCATTCCGGTAATTGTTGATGCTTACCAAAAAGGAATAAAAGGTTTTGATGCCCAAAAAGCATACGAAGCCATGAAAACAACCATGATGCAGGACGAACGCGGATTGAATTTCTACAAAAAATACGGTTACATTCCGTACAATTTACTGGATGAATCCGTTACAATTACGTTGGAATATGCTTATGATGATTGGTGTGTGGCGCAAATGGCAAAAGCATTGGGTAAAAATGAAGATTATCAGTTTTTCTTAAACCGATCAAAAGCCTATCAGCATTTATTTGATCCGACAACCGGATTTATGCGCGGAAAATCAGAAGATGGAAAATCATGGAACGAACCTTTCGACCCAAAACATTCCAACCACAGAGAACATACCGATTATACCGAAGGAAACGCATGGCAGCACAGTTGGTTTGTGCCACATAATGTAGATGATTTTATTTCGTTACACGGAAGCAATGAAGTATTTGCAAAACGTTTAGAACAGCTTTTTACAGAAAGTTCAGAAATTACAGGAAGCAATGTTTCTGCCGATATTTCAGGATTAATTGGACAATATGCACACGGAAACGAGCCAAGCCATCATATTGCTTACATGTTTAACCACGCTAATCAGCCGTGGAGAACACAATATTGGGTACGTCATATTTTAGATACGCAATATAATACAACACCAAACGGATTAAGCGGAAACGAAGATTGCGGACAAATGTCGGCGTGGTATGTTTTTAGTTCAATGGGATTATACCCAATGAATCCCGCTTCTGGCGAATACGAAATTGGAAGTCCGATTTTCGAAAAAGCAAAAATCAATCTCGAAGGAGGAAAAACCTTTGTAATCGAAGCCGAAAATGTTTCAGACAAAAACTTCTACATACAATCCGCAACACTTAATGGTGTTCCATTTAATAAAACAGTCATCACCCATCAACAAATACTACAAGGCGGAATTCTGCATTTTGTAATGGGAGCTGAACCCAATAAAAACTGGGGAATAAAAAACTAA
- a CDS encoding sodium:solute symporter family protein, producing MDIIDVSIIVAYILLSVGIGIWISRKASKGLDDYFLGGKTIKWYFLGLSNGSGMFDVSGTSWMIGVLFLYGVKSFMFMWLWPIWNQIFVMMFLAVWIRKSKVMTGSEWILTRFGSDRAGKASHIIVAIFAIISTIGFIAYFFEGIGKFVTIILPWDLTLHYGDLILLTSERSYALIIILLTTIYTVKGGMFSVVATEVVQYLIMIVAGVLIAGYAFINYSDLQINSVITEEWKNVFFGWQFETQWSDKFQTFNNLIDSEGYKMFGAFIGMTLFKGFFASVAGPTPSYDLQRILSTKSVKEAAYMSGFTNLILFIPRYLLITGIVVIALVNLAPELNANTGLTGADLELLMPKVVNLYIPVGIKGILLAGLLAAFMSGFSAFVNAGPAYIVNDIYKKYFKPVATNAHYIKVSQISSFLVVGLGVFMGFFADSINSLTLWITSALYGGYVAANFLKWIWWRFNGWGYFWGMFAGLIVASLQFALGQAKGSLSEGTLLYDLAQVQAIYLFPIIFGFSILGCLLGTFLSKPTDMEVLRSFYKNVRPWGFWNPVYKTLKIEDQTFEKNNDFWTDMLNCAIGIVWQSSMILLPIFFIIRDYPKAITALVVFLVTTTILKFTWLDKVRKIED from the coding sequence ATGGACATTATTGACGTATCAATCATCGTAGCCTATATCCTGCTCTCCGTAGGAATAGGAATTTGGATTTCAAGAAAAGCATCAAAAGGATTAGATGATTATTTCCTTGGCGGGAAAACAATTAAATGGTATTTCCTTGGTTTAAGCAACGGATCAGGAATGTTTGATGTTTCAGGAACTTCCTGGATGATTGGCGTACTGTTTTTATATGGCGTAAAAAGTTTCATGTTTATGTGGCTTTGGCCAATATGGAATCAGATATTTGTCATGATGTTTCTTGCAGTCTGGATCAGAAAATCAAAAGTAATGACAGGTTCTGAGTGGATTTTAACCCGTTTTGGAAGCGACAGAGCCGGAAAAGCATCGCATATTATCGTAGCTATTTTTGCCATTATTTCCACAATTGGTTTCATCGCTTACTTTTTTGAAGGAATCGGAAAATTCGTTACCATTATTCTTCCATGGGATTTAACGCTTCATTATGGAGATTTAATTCTGCTAACTTCAGAAAGATCTTATGCCTTAATAATCATTTTATTAACGACAATTTATACCGTAAAAGGCGGAATGTTTTCTGTAGTAGCGACAGAAGTTGTACAATATTTAATCATGATTGTTGCCGGAGTTTTAATTGCCGGTTACGCTTTTATCAACTATTCAGATTTACAAATCAATTCTGTTATAACCGAAGAATGGAAAAATGTTTTCTTCGGATGGCAGTTTGAAACGCAATGGAGTGATAAATTTCAGACATTCAATAACTTAATTGATTCTGAAGGATACAAAATGTTTGGCGCTTTTATCGGAATGACATTATTTAAAGGATTTTTTGCCAGTGTCGCAGGTCCAACGCCAAGTTATGATTTACAAAGAATACTTTCGACAAAATCAGTCAAAGAAGCCGCTTATATGAGTGGTTTTACCAACCTTATTTTATTTATTCCCAGATATTTATTAATTACCGGAATCGTAGTAATTGCATTGGTAAATCTGGCGCCTGAATTAAATGCAAACACAGGTTTAACCGGAGCCGACTTAGAATTATTAATGCCAAAAGTGGTGAATTTATACATTCCTGTTGGAATAAAAGGAATTTTATTGGCAGGTTTATTAGCCGCATTTATGTCCGGATTCTCTGCTTTTGTAAATGCAGGACCGGCTTATATTGTAAATGATATTTATAAAAAATACTTCAAACCCGTTGCAACAAATGCACATTATATTAAGGTAAGCCAGATTTCTTCTTTTCTTGTTGTTGGTTTAGGTGTTTTCATGGGATTTTTTGCAGACTCTATAAACTCGCTTACTTTATGGATTACCAGCGCTTTATATGGTGGTTATGTAGCAGCCAATTTCTTAAAATGGATTTGGTGGCGTTTTAACGGCTGGGGTTATTTCTGGGGAATGTTCGCCGGATTGATCGTTGCTTCATTGCAATTTGCTTTAGGTCAGGCAAAAGGAAGCCTATCCGAAGGAACACTTTTATACGACTTAGCACAAGTGCAGGCCATTTATTTATTTCCGATAATATTTGGTTTCTCTATTTTAGGTTGTCTTTTGGGAACTTTTTTAAGCAAACCAACAGATATGGAAGTTTTAAGATCTTTTTACAAAAACGTAAGACCTTGGGGTTTCTGGAATCCGGTTTATAAAACATTAAAAATTGAAGATCAGACTTTCGAAAAAAACAATGATTTCTGGACCGATATGCTTAATTGCGCCATCGGAATTGTATGGCAATCGAGTATGATTTTATTACCGATATTTTTCATTATCAGAGATTATCCAAAAGCAATTACAGCTTTAGTAGTCTTTTTAGTGACAACAACAATTTTGAAATTTACATGGCTGGATAAAGTGAGAAAAATAGAGGATTAG
- a CDS encoding glycoside hydrolase family 130 protein: protein MSTIPWQDRPENNNDVMWRYSENPIIDRYAIPTSNSIFNSAVVPYGDGFAGVFRCDNKAVQMNIFAGFSKNGIDWDINHEPIVMQSGNTEMIESAYKYDPRVVFIEDRYWITWCNGYNGPTIGIGYTFDFKEFFQCENAFLPFNRNGVLFPQKINGKYAMLSRPSDNGHTPFGDIWISYSPDMKYWGEHRLVMKPSPFEQSAWQCTKVGAGPIPILTEEGWLMIYHGVINTCNGFRYAMGSALLEVDSPDKVKYRTQPYLLGPAEIYEMVGDVPNVVFPCAALYDKEEDKLAVYYGAADTAVAIAFGKLSEVIQFTKDNSL, encoded by the coding sequence ATGAGTACTATTCCCTGGCAAGACAGACCCGAAAACAATAATGATGTAATGTGGAGATATTCTGAAAATCCAATTATTGACAGATACGCAATCCCAACATCAAATAGTATTTTTAACAGTGCAGTTGTTCCTTATGGAGACGGATTTGCAGGTGTTTTCAGATGCGATAACAAAGCGGTTCAAATGAATATTTTTGCCGGTTTTAGTAAAAACGGAATCGATTGGGATATTAACCACGAACCAATCGTAATGCAATCCGGTAATACAGAAATGATCGAATCTGCTTATAAATATGACCCACGCGTGGTTTTTATCGAAGATCGTTATTGGATTACATGGTGTAACGGTTACAACGGACCAACAATTGGAATTGGGTACACATTCGACTTCAAAGAATTTTTTCAATGTGAAAATGCCTTTTTACCATTCAACAGAAATGGCGTTTTATTTCCACAAAAAATAAACGGCAAATACGCCATGTTAAGCCGTCCAAGTGACAACGGACATACACCTTTTGGAGACATCTGGATTAGTTACAGTCCTGATATGAAATATTGGGGAGAACACCGTTTGGTGATGAAACCATCTCCTTTTGAGCAAAGCGCCTGGCAATGTACCAAAGTAGGAGCAGGACCAATTCCAATTCTTACCGAAGAAGGCTGGCTAATGATTTATCACGGCGTTATCAATACCTGCAACGGTTTTCGTTATGCAATGGGATCAGCGCTTTTAGAGGTTGATTCACCGGATAAAGTAAAATACAGAACACAGCCGTATTTATTAGGACCGGCAGAAATTTATGAAATGGTAGGAGATGTACCAAATGTAGTTTTCCCTTGTGCCGCTTTGTATGATAAAGAAGAAGATAAATTAGCCGTATATTATGGTGCAGCAGACACCGCTGTAGCAATAGCATTTGGTAAATTAAGTGAAGTAATTCAGTTTACAAAAGATAATAGTTTATAA
- a CDS encoding carbohydrate-binding family 9-like protein — protein sequence MRLKLKWLTVVLGFVSVIGNSQSKNKVVPKTYLAAKTTAPIVIDGDESDASWNKVNWTDLFEDIENNVKPKYGTKVKMLWDDTNFYILAKLDEPHVWANLKQRDTIIFYNNDFEVFIDPDSDTFNYYELEINALNTAWDLFLSKPYRENDNVVLNDWNIPGLKSAVKINGTLNNPNDTDQGWVLEMAIPWASYRKSYNEKNVPEDKFWRVNFSRVNWQHTIKDGNYERKKDAEGKFLPEYNWVWSPMGVINMHEPEKWGYVYFSSKEEKETFTIPQEEKVRWELYGLFRAEKEYYQKNKTWAKSIQNLTKETISVDGKILKPVLENHASGYNISVKSPFSNQTLIIREDGKIISK from the coding sequence ATGCGTTTAAAATTGAAATGGTTAACAGTTGTTTTAGGTTTTGTTTCGGTAATTGGTAATTCACAATCGAAAAACAAAGTTGTGCCTAAAACGTATCTAGCCGCAAAAACCACTGCTCCAATCGTAATTGATGGAGATGAATCCGATGCTTCATGGAATAAAGTAAATTGGACAGACCTTTTTGAAGATATAGAGAATAACGTAAAACCAAAATATGGAACAAAAGTTAAAATGCTCTGGGATGATACCAATTTTTATATATTAGCAAAGCTTGATGAGCCGCATGTTTGGGCAAATTTAAAACAACGTGACACCATTATTTTTTACAACAACGATTTTGAAGTTTTCATTGATCCCGATAGCGACACTTTTAACTATTATGAATTAGAAATTAATGCTTTAAATACAGCTTGGGATCTGTTTCTGTCAAAACCATATAGAGAAAATGATAACGTAGTATTAAATGACTGGAATATTCCGGGCCTGAAATCGGCAGTAAAAATCAACGGAACGCTTAATAACCCAAACGATACAGATCAAGGTTGGGTATTAGAAATGGCAATTCCCTGGGCATCTTATAGAAAATCCTATAATGAAAAAAATGTGCCCGAAGATAAATTTTGGAGAGTCAATTTCTCAAGAGTCAATTGGCAGCATACCATAAAAGACGGGAATTACGAAAGAAAAAAAGATGCTGAAGGTAAATTTTTGCCTGAATACAATTGGGTTTGGTCGCCAATGGGCGTGATCAATATGCATGAACCGGAAAAATGGGGTTACGTTTATTTTTCTTCAAAAGAGGAAAAAGAAACCTTCACAATTCCGCAGGAAGAAAAAGTGCGATGGGAATTATATGGATTATTCAGAGCGGAGAAAGAATATTATCAGAAGAATAAAACATGGGCAAAATCAATACAAAATCTTACCAAAGAAACCATTAGTGTCGACGGTAAAATTTTAAAACCAGTATTAGAAAATCATGCGTCAGGATATAATATTTCAGTAAAAAGCCCTTTTTCGAATCAAACATTGATTATTAGGGAAGATGGCAAGATAATATCAAAATAA
- a CDS encoding putative glycoside hydrolase, whose translation MKLPKLILLLLTLSLFSCVTKDEPTTFKFGVWTTADAKKSDAEYTKEFKKYKDGGIDEVLINTATDPKLLKRLVPLATKEGLKVHAWIMAMNRPGDSIALQHPDWYQVSKDGKSCFDNRPYVDYYQWLCPTRQESRNHVLGLVEELAKVDGIESVHLDYIRFPDIFLPISLLPKYNLVQDEELPQFDFCYCDECIKAFEKIHHKNPKNSHNTSIDMEWKNFRLNAIKAVVDDAYKIAHKHNKNLTAAVFPYPEMADHMVRQRWDKWNIDEVYPMIYHSFYNEEIDWVGYATKQGAADLEDKKTKINTGIYIPGLKSDKELKEAILLAKDNGAVGVSFFDGNALTASNLKTIKETKDGLR comes from the coding sequence ATGAAACTACCAAAACTAATACTTCTTTTACTAACGCTGAGCCTTTTTTCATGTGTTACAAAAGATGAACCAACCACTTTTAAATTTGGAGTATGGACAACTGCCGATGCCAAAAAATCAGACGCAGAGTATACAAAAGAATTTAAAAAATATAAAGATGGCGGAATCGACGAAGTATTAATCAATACAGCAACAGACCCAAAACTCTTAAAAAGATTAGTGCCTTTGGCGACAAAAGAAGGCTTAAAAGTACACGCCTGGATTATGGCCATGAACAGACCCGGAGACTCAATCGCTTTACAGCATCCGGATTGGTATCAGGTAAGTAAAGACGGAAAATCTTGTTTTGATAATCGCCCGTATGTCGATTATTACCAATGGTTATGCCCAACAAGACAAGAATCCAGAAATCACGTTTTAGGCTTGGTAGAAGAATTGGCAAAAGTAGACGGAATCGAAAGTGTTCATCTGGATTATATTCGTTTTCCGGACATCTTTTTACCAATAAGTTTATTGCCAAAATACAATTTAGTTCAGGACGAAGAATTGCCTCAGTTTGATTTTTGTTACTGTGATGAATGTATCAAAGCATTTGAAAAAATCCATCATAAAAATCCTAAAAACAGCCACAATACGTCGATTGATATGGAGTGGAAAAATTTTAGACTAAACGCTATAAAAGCAGTTGTTGACGATGCGTATAAAATTGCTCATAAACACAATAAAAATTTAACAGCGGCCGTATTTCCTTATCCTGAAATGGCAGATCACATGGTACGCCAGCGTTGGGATAAATGGAATATTGACGAAGTTTATCCAATGATTTACCATAGTTTTTATAACGAAGAAATTGATTGGGTTGGATACGCAACAAAACAAGGCGCAGCTGATTTAGAAGATAAAAAAACAAAAATCAACACAGGAATTTATATTCCGGGATTAAAATCTGATAAAGAACTAAAAGAAGCTATTTTACTGGCAAAAGATAATGGCGCAGTTGGAGTTTCTTTCTTTGATGGAAATGCTTTAACAGCAAGTAATTTAAAAACCATCAAAGAAACAAAAGACGGTTTAAGATAA
- a CDS encoding isoaspartyl peptidase/L-asparaginase family protein, with translation MSNRRDFIKKTTLGTLAVSSVLGYSGFANSREDEKEEIENPLKKTIKPIVISTWNHGLPANQETWKELKAGKSALDALEAGMKIPEADPNVRSVGYGGYPDREGKVTLDACIMDHNSNCGSVCFLQGIMHPISVAKRVLQNTPHVMLAGQGALQFALSEGFKVENLLTPESEKDWKKWLEDSKYKPVINIENHDTISMLMLDQDGNLAGGCTTSGAAWKMHGRVGDSPIIGAGLFLDNEVGAAAATGLGEAVIRTAGSAMVVELMRQGKSPFDACKEITERIYNKHKNHKDMEYLQVGFIALNKNGEHAGYSLRSGFNYAVSDDEKGHRMEDAKFKMSWDK, from the coding sequence ATGTCAAATAGAAGAGATTTTATCAAAAAAACAACTTTAGGTACACTAGCCGTAAGTTCCGTTTTGGGCTATAGCGGTTTTGCAAATAGCAGGGAAGATGAAAAAGAGGAAATAGAAAATCCTTTGAAAAAGACAATAAAGCCAATCGTAATTTCGACATGGAATCACGGTTTGCCTGCTAATCAGGAAACCTGGAAAGAATTAAAAGCCGGAAAATCAGCCTTAGACGCCCTTGAAGCCGGTATGAAAATTCCTGAAGCAGATCCGAATGTCCGCAGTGTTGGTTATGGAGGATATCCGGATCGCGAGGGAAAAGTCACTTTAGACGCCTGTATTATGGACCACAATAGTAATTGTGGTTCAGTATGTTTTCTACAGGGAATTATGCATCCAATTTCGGTTGCAAAAAGAGTATTACAAAACACACCTCACGTTATGTTAGCCGGACAAGGCGCCTTGCAATTTGCCTTATCAGAAGGATTTAAAGTAGAAAATTTATTAACTCCGGAGTCTGAAAAAGACTGGAAAAAATGGTTAGAAGATTCAAAATATAAACCCGTGATCAACATAGAAAATCACGACACGATAAGCATGCTAATGTTAGACCAAGATGGAAATCTTGCTGGAGGCTGTACAACAAGTGGCGCCGCCTGGAAAATGCACGGACGCGTTGGTGATTCCCCAATAATCGGCGCGGGTCTTTTTCTGGACAATGAAGTTGGCGCCGCTGCGGCAACCGGTTTAGGCGAAGCAGTAATCAGAACCGCAGGAAGTGCGATGGTAGTAGAATTAATGCGTCAGGGAAAATCGCCTTTTGACGCCTGTAAAGAAATTACAGAACGCATATACAATAAACATAAAAACCATAAAGACATGGAATATCTTCAGGTAGGTTTTATTGCTTTAAATAAAAACGGAGAACACGCAGGTTACAGTTTAAGATCCGGTTTTAACTACGCCGTTTCGGATGATGAAAAAGGACACAGAATGGAAGATGCAAAATTTAAAATGTCGTGGGATAAGTAA